The Achromobacter pestifer genome includes a region encoding these proteins:
- a CDS encoding pectate lyase family protein: MKAAMNSARWLLALAMLYGGTAAAGEACRSPDEHCPSIAALLQQREGYGAQVTGGLGGKFIDVTSDQDSGPGTLRAALAQAKKGPTWIRFASDMTIVLDTQLRVPSNTTIDGRGKRVTLIDDGLGVYGSRNVILTHLTIDGRLSRLTQAVNVANNSRDVWVDHMDLSRMSDRLLNVKNGSTDVTISWTKFHNSNKVMLLNNITSKNLYANYDRDSIARVTLHHNYFLNTVQRNPRAQFGTFHLFNNLLEDWDFYGMSFSLEARALVEGNIFKNSTQRKCVEPEFFPTVEGINVNYCHYIPIAAQRSALENGESDRGAYEKLKSQHGYTRDYKAFLRLKDNLYLGDAKPVLQDYRPESAPTPPYCYGYEKPTPELAEKIRKFAGNTGGDTPLPVSRIGSGCPG, translated from the coding sequence ATGAAGGCTGCAATGAATTCCGCGCGTTGGCTGCTTGCCCTGGCCATGCTGTACGGCGGGACGGCCGCGGCTGGCGAAGCGTGCAGGAGCCCGGACGAGCACTGTCCGTCCATCGCGGCGCTGCTGCAGCAGCGCGAGGGCTACGGCGCCCAGGTCACGGGGGGCCTGGGCGGAAAGTTCATCGACGTCACGTCCGACCAGGACTCGGGTCCCGGAACGCTGCGCGCCGCGCTGGCGCAGGCGAAGAAAGGACCCACCTGGATACGCTTCGCCTCCGACATGACCATCGTCCTGGATACGCAGCTGCGCGTGCCGTCCAACACGACCATAGACGGACGCGGCAAGCGCGTCACCTTGATAGACGACGGGCTGGGCGTGTATGGCAGCCGGAACGTCATCCTCACGCATCTGACGATAGACGGGCGCCTGTCGCGGCTTACGCAAGCCGTGAACGTGGCCAACAACAGCCGCGACGTATGGGTCGACCACATGGATCTTTCGCGCATGTCGGACCGGCTGCTGAACGTGAAGAACGGCTCGACCGATGTCACGATCTCATGGACCAAGTTCCATAATTCGAACAAGGTCATGCTGCTCAACAACATCACCTCGAAGAACCTCTACGCGAATTACGACCGCGATTCCATCGCGCGCGTGACGTTGCACCACAATTACTTCCTCAACACCGTGCAGCGCAATCCCCGGGCGCAGTTCGGCACCTTCCATCTCTTCAACAATCTGCTGGAAGACTGGGACTTCTACGGCATGAGTTTCAGCCTGGAGGCCCGGGCTCTGGTCGAAGGCAACATCTTCAAGAACTCCACGCAGCGCAAATGCGTGGAGCCCGAATTCTTTCCGACAGTGGAAGGAATCAATGTGAATTACTGCCACTACATTCCCATCGCCGCCCAGCGCAGCGCGCTGGAAAATGGCGAATCCGATCGCGGCGCCTATGAGAAACTGAAGTCCCAGCATGGCTACACCCGGGACTACAAGGCCTTCCTGCGCCTGAAGGACAATCTGTATCTGGGCGATGCGAAACCGGTGCTGCAGGATTACCGACCCGAGTCCGCGCCGACGCCGCCTTATTGCTACGGCTACGAAAAGCCTACGCCTGAGCTGGCGGAGAAGATTCGCAAGTTCGCGGGGAACACGGGCGGGGATACGCCGTTGCCGGTGTCCAGGATCGGGTCGGGTTGTCCTGGCTG
- a CDS encoding Vi polysaccharide transport protein VexE — protein MVDMAIADRPAGLDATARLRDVIKQIHSSAEPLNDMPMLEPALRQAADGWRDARRLLVSPLVREGKLVPAIAALEIMVAVYPARADERRLLASLFGRTEQWDRAIAEADAATGIEPGAAALHAARIQLRVQAGRTAEAAEVARATRSLAENEPGEAYPWLMAFVRNGDAAEAADMAAALDPRELPNERVATMAVRALLEDGRVEAAIRFGDAALAAGHDCAVLRSSLGLAHLRRGNEEDRKVHALAHFEAGLSAAPADVRLLTLHGETLLRAGRYKEALTPLKQAIDLAPDLEQTRAFYARALRYTLQYDAAADQMMHLLEKSPEKQLWQRAAISALSQAGRKQEAEALFGQYVARRGQRLPETFQEAMAQLEERLDTAPIPQARLDWAWSMRGDVSIDRAQWERRARWGHLVDHLLFDWLECREESVEDAMQVLGELDTGERFFAPLLAGGKGVVVATAHVGPMYAGLMALELVGIPSRWLATAPSIAQSSYSAALISTADQSEAQVAKACMRALTSGYVLCLAIDGAANPAAPRTTFEGQDVTYSSFASHLAHRMGVPSVFYAPRWENGHVAYTLEMLPAAQPGEDADAYSLRWRQAYFERLREHLAGPPENLRLSGGIWRHVTTADRSAQQ, from the coding sequence ATGGTTGATATGGCAATTGCGGATCGTCCCGCCGGTCTTGATGCCACGGCACGCTTGCGTGACGTGATCAAGCAGATTCATTCCTCGGCCGAGCCGCTGAACGACATGCCCATGCTGGAGCCGGCGCTGCGGCAGGCCGCGGATGGCTGGCGCGATGCGCGCCGCCTGCTGGTTTCGCCCTTGGTGCGGGAAGGCAAGCTCGTTCCCGCGATCGCCGCGCTGGAAATCATGGTCGCGGTCTATCCCGCTCGCGCCGATGAACGCCGCCTGCTCGCCAGCCTTTTCGGGCGCACCGAGCAATGGGACCGCGCCATCGCCGAAGCGGACGCTGCCACCGGCATCGAGCCCGGCGCCGCGGCCCTGCATGCGGCGCGCATCCAGTTGCGCGTGCAGGCAGGCAGAACGGCCGAGGCCGCCGAGGTCGCCCGCGCGACCAGGAGCCTGGCGGAAAACGAACCTGGCGAAGCCTATCCCTGGCTGATGGCCTTCGTGCGCAACGGCGATGCGGCCGAGGCGGCCGATATGGCGGCGGCGCTGGATCCCCGCGAACTGCCCAACGAGCGCGTGGCGACGATGGCGGTGCGCGCCCTGCTGGAAGACGGCAGGGTCGAGGCGGCGATCCGGTTCGGCGACGCGGCCTTGGCCGCGGGCCATGACTGCGCGGTCCTGCGCTCCTCCCTGGGCCTGGCGCACTTGCGGCGCGGCAACGAAGAGGACCGCAAGGTGCATGCCCTGGCCCACTTCGAGGCCGGCCTGAGCGCGGCGCCCGCGGACGTGAGGCTGTTGACGCTGCATGGCGAGACCCTGCTGCGCGCCGGACGCTACAAGGAAGCCCTGACGCCGCTGAAGCAGGCCATCGACCTGGCGCCGGATCTGGAGCAGACGCGGGCCTTCTATGCGCGCGCGCTGCGCTACACGCTGCAGTACGATGCCGCGGCCGACCAGATGATGCATCTGCTGGAGAAGTCGCCCGAGAAGCAGCTCTGGCAGCGCGCGGCCATCAGCGCACTATCGCAGGCGGGGCGCAAGCAGGAGGCCGAGGCGCTATTTGGCCAGTACGTGGCGCGACGCGGCCAGCGGCTGCCGGAGACCTTCCAGGAGGCCATGGCGCAGCTGGAGGAACGGCTGGACACCGCCCCGATACCGCAGGCGCGCCTGGACTGGGCCTGGTCGATGCGCGGCGACGTCAGCATCGACCGCGCGCAGTGGGAACGCCGCGCGCGCTGGGGCCACCTGGTGGACCACCTGCTTTTCGACTGGCTTGAGTGCCGCGAGGAGAGCGTCGAAGATGCCATGCAGGTGCTGGGAGAACTGGATACCGGCGAGCGCTTCTTTGCGCCGCTGCTGGCGGGGGGCAAGGGCGTGGTGGTCGCCACGGCGCACGTCGGCCCCATGTATGCCGGGTTGATGGCGCTGGAACTGGTAGGCATCCCGTCGCGCTGGCTGGCGACCGCGCCCAGCATTGCGCAGAGCAGCTATTCCGCTGCCTTGATCTCCACCGCGGACCAGAGCGAGGCGCAGGTCGCCAAGGCCTGCATGCGCGCGCTGACCTCGGGCTATGTGCTGTGCCTGGCGATAGACGGCGCGGCCAATCCGGCGGCGCCGCGCACCACCTTCGAAGGGCAGGACGTGACGTACTCCAGCTTCGCGTCCCACCTGGCGCATCGCATGGGTGTGCCCTCGGTGTTCTACGCGCCGCGCTGGGAGAACGGCCACGTCGCCTATACGCTGGAAATGCTGCCCGCAGCCCAGCCCGGCGAGGATGCCGACGCGTATTCCCTGCGCTGGCGGCAGGCCTATTTCGAACGGCTCAGGGAGCATCTGGCCGGCCCGCCGGAGAACCTGCGCCTGAGCGGTGGCATCTGGCGCCACGTCACGACCGCGGACCGGTCCGCGCAGCAATAG
- a CDS encoding sugar ABC transporter encodes MLLFATPRYEAESRFFVQSASGQQGGGGAAASLLTTGNAGGMLGGFVDGWAVADFLKSRDAMQQLDKKVGLRQYLIRAGLDPVNHLAEDSSEDDLFRAYQASVKVSFNALEQIDVLRVSAFSSEDAALLSRALIELAESFVSSMNEKGVADKLKVSEEAVKLAEQKALAARETLTAWRTTHGNIDPTATVTMLLNLSSQLEGELNTAQINLDKIRALGNKDHFMLRPAEMQVTSLKKRIAAVRQRLSGGGNTEAKQLKSYEALRNAQAFADSNLTLAQQTYQQAMTDTLRLQRYLSIIAQPVPTDRPSSPRTGLLLLQALALGFVLMFIARVALALLRGLRHG; translated from the coding sequence CTGCTGCTCTTCGCCACGCCCCGCTACGAGGCGGAGTCGCGCTTCTTCGTGCAGTCGGCCTCGGGTCAGCAAGGCGGCGGAGGGGCTGCGGCCAGCCTGCTGACCACGGGCAACGCGGGCGGCATGCTGGGCGGTTTCGTGGATGGCTGGGCAGTCGCCGATTTCCTCAAATCGCGCGACGCCATGCAGCAGCTCGACAAGAAGGTCGGGCTGCGCCAGTACCTGATCCGCGCGGGCTTGGACCCGGTGAATCATCTTGCCGAGGATTCCAGCGAGGACGATCTTTTCCGTGCCTACCAGGCCTCCGTGAAGGTCTCCTTCAATGCGCTGGAGCAGATCGACGTGCTGCGCGTGAGCGCGTTTTCCTCGGAAGACGCCGCGCTGCTGTCTCGGGCGCTGATCGAGCTGGCCGAGAGTTTCGTCAGCTCAATGAACGAGAAGGGCGTGGCCGATAAGCTGAAGGTAAGCGAAGAAGCGGTCAAGCTCGCGGAACAGAAGGCGCTAGCCGCCAGAGAAACGCTGACTGCGTGGCGGACCACCCACGGCAACATCGATCCCACGGCCACGGTGACGATGCTGCTGAATCTTTCAAGCCAGCTGGAAGGAGAACTCAATACCGCGCAGATCAATCTCGACAAGATCCGAGCGCTGGGCAATAAGGATCATTTCATGCTGCGGCCCGCCGAGATGCAGGTGACGTCCCTGAAAAAACGGATTGCGGCGGTGCGCCAGCGCCTGAGCGGCGGTGGCAATACGGAAGCGAAGCAGCTCAAGTCGTACGAGGCGCTGCGCAACGCCCAGGCGTTCGCGGATTCGAACCTGACCCTGGCGCAGCAGACCTACCAGCAGGCCATGACGGACACGCTGCGCTTGCAGCGCTACTTGTCCATCATCGCGCAGCCGGTGCCGACGGACCGCCCGAGCAGTCCGCGCACGGGGCTCCTGTTGCTGCAGGCGCTGGCGCTGGGTTTTGTGCTGATGTTCATCGCTCGCGTGGCGTTGGCGTTGTTGAGGGGATTGCGTCATGGTTGA
- a CDS encoding ATPase: MIHLNGVTDEPYAFGSRQALLSNVDLEIPVGRYALLSPAPELHRQIVDVLCGLRPPRQGFVKHDGNVSWAIGRQGFIRGKANGLSMIDFVSEMYEIDADATHELVADLVSDPATLAKPMEHWPLYARQEFSFALALAPAFDVYVIEGAIPFEPCRFTRLWLALFEERLVGRTLILSSYRQNQLADYCFKGLIYERSALSIEVDLDQCIRRFPPRRSRNESGSAGDDVLGGGFEETGFGI, encoded by the coding sequence ATGATCCATCTCAATGGCGTCACTGATGAGCCCTATGCATTCGGCAGCAGGCAGGCGCTGCTTTCCAACGTGGATCTCGAGATACCGGTCGGGCGCTATGCCTTGCTGTCGCCCGCGCCGGAACTGCATCGCCAGATCGTCGATGTGCTCTGCGGCCTGCGCCCGCCGCGCCAGGGCTTCGTCAAGCACGATGGCAACGTGTCGTGGGCGATAGGCCGGCAGGGCTTTATTCGTGGCAAGGCCAACGGCCTGAGCATGATCGACTTCGTCAGCGAGATGTACGAGATCGACGCGGACGCCACGCATGAACTGGTCGCGGACCTGGTCAGCGATCCCGCAACCCTGGCCAAGCCGATGGAGCACTGGCCGCTCTACGCGCGGCAGGAGTTTTCCTTTGCGCTGGCGCTCGCGCCGGCGTTCGATGTCTACGTGATCGAAGGGGCCATCCCTTTCGAGCCTTGCCGTTTCACCCGCCTGTGGCTGGCTCTGTTCGAAGAGCGCCTGGTCGGCCGGACACTCATTCTTTCCAGTTACCGCCAGAATCAGTTGGCGGACTATTGCTTCAAGGGTTTGATTTATGAACGAAGCGCACTCAGCATCGAAGTCGACCTCGACCAGTGCATCCGCAGGTTCCCCCCAAGACGGTCAAGGAACGAATCCGGCAGCGCAGGCGACGACGTCCTCGGAGGCGGCTTCGAGGAAACCGGGTTCGGTATCTGA
- a CDS encoding ABC transporter permease, with translation MSNEDRIKGWRSRRKDSSYSVGSGVAAWRLDPAALFEAKAPPAVLLKPLVARLQGEPHDSVAARRAVYEAVQAELDAEIARSAVDETLADFSRRRLRVIVRLLEMDIRDGVEVFAPGYMPARLAAEDERLAMAHARRVERRKQDEAREARRHASRNDIALEVEVPQDEAGDLAILRERLQDLHQGHDPSHSVKVRPVGRTLLAMFIYQLRVMHGESRIALVWALVGPVVLLTLISSLYILMGTHYIMGMDVQTFSLLGATTWIMFRQIAFRSSTAYVSARGLLNFQGVTPLMCALVQALIYVSVYLVVFLVLISAGHALELVTLPKSWPGFLLFVVLMGCFGAALGVLFGSIATFWHFFLRLAPIIERFLQIFAAVFFVSEQLPENLRPWMLWLPLAHGMQLLRSAYFEAYTSHDASLGYFLTSLVFLMVLALAAERLARPNVQPM, from the coding sequence ATGAGCAACGAGGACAGGATCAAGGGCTGGCGCTCGCGCCGTAAGGACAGTAGCTACTCAGTGGGATCCGGCGTCGCGGCCTGGCGCCTGGATCCGGCGGCATTGTTTGAAGCAAAGGCCCCGCCGGCCGTCCTGCTCAAGCCTCTGGTCGCGCGTCTGCAGGGCGAGCCGCACGATTCCGTGGCTGCCCGGCGGGCGGTCTACGAGGCCGTGCAGGCGGAGCTGGATGCGGAGATCGCGCGCAGCGCCGTCGACGAGACGCTGGCCGATTTTTCGCGGCGGCGCCTGCGCGTCATCGTGCGCCTGCTGGAGATGGACATCCGCGACGGCGTCGAGGTGTTCGCGCCCGGCTACATGCCGGCCAGGTTGGCGGCGGAGGACGAGCGCCTGGCCATGGCGCATGCGCGGCGCGTGGAGCGCAGGAAACAGGATGAGGCGCGCGAGGCGCGCCGCCATGCCTCGCGCAACGACATAGCGTTGGAAGTCGAGGTGCCGCAGGACGAGGCTGGCGATCTGGCGATTCTGCGGGAGCGCTTGCAGGATCTGCATCAAGGACACGATCCTAGCCATTCAGTGAAGGTCCGGCCGGTCGGACGCACGTTGTTGGCGATGTTCATTTACCAGCTGCGCGTGATGCATGGCGAGAGCCGGATCGCCCTGGTATGGGCGCTGGTGGGCCCGGTCGTGCTGCTGACGCTGATCTCGTCGCTGTACATCCTGATGGGCACGCACTACATCATGGGCATGGACGTGCAGACGTTCTCGCTGTTGGGGGCCACGACCTGGATCATGTTCCGGCAGATCGCCTTCCGGAGCAGCACGGCCTACGTGTCGGCTCGTGGCCTGCTGAACTTCCAGGGCGTCACGCCTCTGATGTGCGCGCTGGTGCAGGCGCTCATCTACGTGTCGGTGTATCTGGTGGTGTTCCTGGTGCTGATCAGCGCCGGCCATGCCTTGGAGCTGGTGACGCTGCCCAAGAGCTGGCCGGGGTTCCTGCTCTTTGTCGTACTGATGGGATGTTTCGGGGCCGCCCTGGGCGTGCTGTTCGGCTCGATCGCGACCTTCTGGCATTTTTTCCTCAGGCTGGCGCCGATCATTGAACGGTTTCTGCAGATCTTTGCGGCCGTGTTCTTTGTTTCGGAGCAGTTGCCGGAGAATCTGCGCCCGTGGATGCTGTGGCTGCCGTTGGCGCACGGCATGCAGCTGCTGCGCTCGGCCTACTTCGAAGCCTACACCTCGCATGATGCGAGTTTGGGGTACTTCCTGACCTCTTTGGTTTTCTTGATGGTGCTTGCGTTGGCGGCCGAGCGTCTGGCCCGTCCCAATGTTCAGCCGATGTGA
- a CDS encoding polysaccharide biosynthesis/export family protein has protein sequence MHMYVPGSGLPRKAALTMVVLATLTLAGCQLPRSGPMLSEMTGAHDDKDVIVMPVSRELVQASRVPDVADFPVRYRDLTQAGFDRLVPGDGINVKVWERGGLGVFAADPSGVSDLGNQEIDTAGNVNFPILGKFHAADKTLGQLHDAVVARLARLVVGADVSVTRAADARGQMVTVQGNLTKPGMYPITQTSQRLSSALAQAAPVQTNPEQLVISLRRDNQVASVRLSDIYRNQNNDILLRAGDVITAYDSKEYLTVLGAAGNQGRVAISKRNYSVLDALADSKGLDDKLADPRSVFLFTPAKAGAVGKPDLLPVVYQFDLTRPEQVALAREFTVHEGQAIYISDAPFTQVQKVLSAFRVTMSAGFSATRAIDSDSGGSSGISQ, from the coding sequence ATGCATATGTACGTCCCGGGTTCGGGGCTGCCGCGCAAGGCAGCCCTGACCATGGTGGTTCTTGCCACGCTGACTCTCGCGGGGTGCCAGCTGCCCCGTTCCGGCCCGATGTTGAGCGAGATGACGGGCGCGCACGATGACAAGGACGTCATCGTGATGCCCGTGTCGCGCGAACTGGTGCAGGCCAGCCGGGTGCCCGACGTGGCCGACTTTCCCGTGCGCTACCGCGATCTGACGCAGGCTGGTTTTGACCGCCTGGTGCCCGGCGACGGCATCAACGTGAAGGTGTGGGAGCGCGGCGGGCTGGGCGTGTTCGCGGCGGATCCCTCGGGCGTGAGCGACCTGGGCAACCAGGAGATAGACACGGCGGGGAATGTGAATTTCCCCATCCTTGGAAAATTCCACGCCGCTGACAAGACCCTGGGGCAGCTGCATGACGCCGTCGTCGCGCGCCTGGCCAGGCTCGTCGTCGGCGCGGACGTCAGCGTGACGCGCGCCGCGGATGCGCGCGGCCAGATGGTGACGGTGCAGGGCAACCTGACCAAGCCCGGCATGTATCCCATCACTCAGACCTCGCAGCGCCTGAGCAGCGCGCTGGCGCAGGCCGCGCCGGTGCAGACGAATCCCGAGCAGCTCGTCATCAGCCTGCGCCGCGACAACCAGGTGGCGTCGGTACGGCTATCGGACATCTATCGCAACCAGAACAACGACATCCTGCTGCGCGCAGGCGACGTCATCACCGCCTATGACTCGAAAGAGTACCTGACCGTGCTGGGCGCGGCCGGCAACCAGGGGCGCGTGGCCATCAGCAAGCGCAACTACAGCGTGCTGGATGCGTTGGCGGATTCCAAGGGCCTGGACGACAAGCTGGCGGATCCGCGTTCCGTATTCCTCTTCACGCCCGCCAAGGCAGGCGCCGTGGGTAAGCCCGATCTGCTGCCGGTGGTCTACCAGTTCGATCTCACGCGTCCGGAGCAGGTGGCGCTGGCGCGCGAATTTACCGTGCATGAAGGCCAGGCCATCTATATCTCGGATGCGCCGTTCACGCAGGTACAGAAGGTCTTGTCGGCATTCCGCGTCACCATGAGCGCCGGCTTCAGCGCCACGCGCGCCATCGACAGCGATTCGGGCGGCTCGTCCGGCATAAGCCAATAG
- a CDS encoding glycosyltransferase: MNPPLTTESAEAASDLQAVQAQLEEIVTASVRVQVAQENLPRAQALACDHLADSKVRFLLLRLKEAAGLNEGMAGQWATLLQECPDDFLIVRYCATRLVKERQIDEALSLVDRHLPPSTQNPDRLFARAKLLSDIRAHQQSDELFRRLISENTDRNMRVEFAKRLRKRGLLADAFDAIAPVMKHLTPGSKAAELANDLASDYAFYQRFESEEGLVGKDVRIVSMKHAILHFRDRKIAEHSTEKPVSVALVTGSLGPGGAERQLTRLAGELTRLAESPERRPADVIMMPKKVEVMVKQHTEPAGSTKKQGLDFFLPVLAKAQIPVTEINKLPAVSVSHQSVPEGSLSRLLEQLPPPVHYGVTRLTPVLRENPFDVVSLWQDGTCLFGALAALLAGAPTIHLVFRGLPPNIRKDRFREEYPELYQALALVPGVVFVSNSCKAAEAYSEWLGIPITRFHILYNGVPDLSTDASAVDEEKWQAFQESTNDATETIGGVFRLEPDKRPQLWIKLAAMYLKDRPQARFVIVGDGRLRENIEALAEELSVTDRLLLVGLSNHVGYWYSQMDASVLLSRYEGLPNVLIEAQLVGVPVISTPAGGAGECFVENETGHLLSCVDHPDLHEACEKVASMVDQVRSNEQLREHSRHRAQKLFSLDAMLTKFMGLCMPVVSENDERMDLEPMRLMQA; encoded by the coding sequence ATGAATCCGCCACTGACTACCGAGAGTGCGGAGGCTGCATCCGACCTACAGGCGGTGCAAGCCCAGTTGGAAGAGATCGTCACGGCGTCGGTGCGGGTTCAAGTCGCGCAGGAGAATCTGCCCCGCGCCCAGGCGCTGGCGTGCGATCACCTGGCAGACTCGAAGGTCCGCTTCCTGCTGCTCAGGCTGAAGGAAGCGGCGGGCCTGAACGAAGGCATGGCCGGGCAGTGGGCCACGCTGCTGCAAGAGTGCCCGGACGACTTTCTGATCGTCCGCTACTGCGCGACCCGGCTGGTGAAGGAACGGCAGATCGATGAGGCCTTGTCCCTGGTCGACCGCCATTTGCCGCCCTCTACGCAGAACCCCGACCGCCTATTCGCCCGGGCCAAGCTGCTTAGCGACATCCGTGCGCACCAGCAGTCCGACGAACTGTTTCGCCGGCTGATTTCGGAGAACACCGATCGCAACATGCGCGTCGAGTTCGCCAAGCGCCTGCGCAAGCGCGGGCTGCTGGCCGATGCGTTCGACGCGATCGCACCCGTCATGAAGCACTTGACGCCGGGCAGCAAGGCGGCGGAACTGGCCAACGACCTGGCCAGCGACTACGCCTTCTACCAGCGCTTTGAATCCGAAGAGGGGTTGGTGGGCAAGGATGTCAGGATCGTGTCGATGAAGCATGCGATCCTGCACTTCCGCGACCGGAAGATCGCCGAACATTCGACGGAGAAGCCGGTTTCCGTGGCGCTCGTGACGGGCAGCCTCGGCCCTGGCGGCGCCGAACGCCAGCTGACGCGGCTGGCGGGCGAGCTGACCCGCCTGGCGGAGTCTCCCGAGCGCCGGCCGGCCGATGTCATCATGATGCCGAAGAAAGTCGAAGTCATGGTGAAGCAGCACACCGAGCCCGCGGGCTCCACCAAGAAGCAGGGGCTTGATTTCTTCCTGCCCGTGCTGGCGAAGGCGCAGATACCGGTCACGGAGATCAACAAGCTGCCGGCGGTGTCGGTGTCCCATCAATCCGTGCCGGAGGGCAGCCTGAGCCGTCTGCTGGAGCAATTGCCGCCTCCGGTTCACTACGGCGTGACGCGGCTGACTCCCGTGTTGCGGGAGAACCCGTTCGACGTGGTGAGCCTGTGGCAGGACGGCACTTGCCTGTTCGGCGCGCTGGCCGCGCTTCTGGCCGGCGCCCCGACCATCCATCTGGTCTTCCGCGGACTGCCGCCGAACATCCGCAAGGACCGCTTCCGCGAAGAGTATCCCGAGCTGTACCAGGCCCTGGCCTTGGTGCCTGGGGTGGTTTTCGTCAGCAACAGCTGCAAGGCCGCGGAGGCCTATTCGGAATGGCTGGGCATCCCGATCACGCGCTTCCATATCCTGTACAACGGCGTGCCCGATCTGTCGACGGATGCGTCGGCCGTGGATGAGGAAAAGTGGCAAGCCTTCCAGGAAAGCACGAACGACGCCACGGAAACGATAGGCGGCGTGTTCCGCCTCGAGCCGGACAAGCGGCCGCAGCTGTGGATCAAGCTGGCGGCCATGTACCTGAAGGACCGTCCGCAAGCGCGCTTCGTCATCGTGGGCGATGGACGCCTGCGCGAAAACATCGAGGCCTTGGCCGAAGAGCTGAGCGTGACGGACAGGCTGTTGCTGGTCGGGCTTTCCAACCACGTCGGCTATTGGTATTCGCAAATGGATGCCAGCGTCCTGCTGTCGCGCTACGAAGGCTTGCCCAACGTGCTGATCGAAGCCCAGCTCGTGGGCGTGCCGGTGATCTCGACCCCTGCCGGCGGCGCTGGCGAATGCTTTGTCGAGAACGAGACCGGCCATCTGCTCAGCTGCGTCGATCACCCGGATCTGCACGAGGCCTGCGAGAAAGTCGCGTCCATGGTGGATCAGGTGCGTAGCAACGAGCAGTTGAGGGAGCACAGCCGCCACCGCGCGCAAAAGCTGTTCTCGCTTGACGCCATGCTGACCAAGTTCATGGGTCTGTGCATGCCTGTGGTGTCCGAGAACGACGAACGCATGGATCTCGAACCCATGCGCTTGATGCAGGCCTGA
- a CDS encoding nucleotide sugar dehydrogenase, whose protein sequence is MCGLGYVGLPVAVAFSKRFDVIGFDVDKRRIARLKEGDDWTGEIERDVLLASPMQFTDQVSELEGCDFFVVAVPTPVDERNNPDFSLLVRACRSIGPVLRPGCIVVFESTVHPGATEEICGPELEKVSGLRCGVDFKLGYSPERINPGDREHPLEKIVKIVSGQDEESLEVIAGVYEQIIDAGVHRASSIKVAEAAKVLENTQRDINIALMNEMSKICDLVGIRTSEVLAAAGTKWNFLKFSPGLVGGHCIGVDPYYLTSKAQELGYHPEVILSGRRINDGMASHVASRMVQTLARNGRLNATTRVGILGMTFKENVPDIRNSKVVDLYNALGAYGITPVACDPMADREQMEHEYGIKLVERDQFRDMDVLILAVPHRETMDTFWDDLPTLVKSDGMVCDLKSVLDSKRLQSDLLYWTL, encoded by the coding sequence GTGTGTGGCCTTGGATATGTCGGCCTGCCCGTAGCCGTCGCATTTTCCAAGCGCTTTGATGTCATCGGCTTTGATGTGGACAAGCGCAGAATCGCACGGCTGAAAGAGGGTGATGACTGGACCGGCGAGATCGAACGCGACGTGTTGCTTGCCTCCCCCATGCAGTTCACTGACCAGGTCTCGGAACTGGAAGGCTGCGATTTCTTCGTGGTCGCCGTCCCGACCCCCGTGGACGAAAGGAACAACCCCGACTTTTCCCTGCTGGTGCGCGCCTGCCGCTCGATCGGCCCCGTGCTGCGTCCCGGCTGCATCGTCGTATTCGAATCCACCGTCCATCCCGGCGCCACCGAGGAAATCTGCGGACCGGAGCTGGAGAAAGTGTCCGGCCTGCGCTGCGGCGTCGATTTCAAGCTGGGCTACAGCCCCGAGCGGATCAATCCGGGTGACCGCGAACATCCGCTGGAGAAGATCGTCAAGATCGTGTCCGGCCAGGACGAGGAATCGTTGGAAGTCATCGCCGGCGTCTACGAGCAGATCATCGACGCGGGCGTGCACCGCGCTTCCTCCATCAAGGTCGCCGAGGCGGCCAAGGTGCTGGAAAACACGCAGCGCGACATCAACATCGCGCTGATGAATGAAATGTCGAAGATCTGCGATCTGGTCGGCATCCGTACCTCGGAAGTGCTGGCGGCCGCGGGCACCAAGTGGAACTTCCTCAAGTTCTCGCCCGGCCTGGTGGGCGGCCACTGCATCGGCGTCGATCCGTACTACCTGACGTCCAAGGCGCAGGAGCTTGGCTACCACCCCGAAGTCATCCTGTCGGGCCGCCGCATCAATGACGGCATGGCCAGCCACGTGGCCTCGCGCATGGTCCAGACCCTGGCCCGCAACGGCCGCCTCAACGCCACGACCCGCGTCGGCATCCTGGGCATGACGTTCAAGGAAAACGTGCCCGACATCCGCAATTCCAAGGTGGTCGATCTCTACAACGCCCTGGGCGCATACGGCATTACCCCGGTCGCGTGCGACCCGATGGCCGATCGGGAACAGATGGAGCATGAGTACGGCATCAAGCTTGTCGAGCGCGACCAGTTCCGCGACATGGATGTGCTGATCCTGGCGGTGCCGCACCGCGAAACCATGGACACCTTTTGGGACGACCTGCCGACGCTGGTCAAGAGCGACGGCATGGTGTGCGACCTGAAGTCCGTGCTCGACAGCAAACGGCTTCAGTCCGACCTCCTGTACTGGACTCTGTAA